One segment of Streptomyces sp. YIM 121038 DNA contains the following:
- a CDS encoding carbohydrate ABC transporter permease, translating into MSTHTRAAAETGVVKARQSLGGRIAGLLGGTAVRVFLILVGLFWLVPTLGLLLGSLRTKEDMSATGWWKVFGAPSQLTFENYSSLLKDETITDSILTSVSITVPATLLVVVLGSLAGYAFAWMEFPGRDWWFLGVVGLLVVPVQVALVPVSDLFGKIGIFETTTGVVLFHTAFGLPFAIFLLRNFFAEIPRELLEAARLDGAGELRLFIRVVMPLGAPAIASLGIFQFLWVWNDMLIALIFADAGSPPITVALQQQVRFFGDNVQILAPGAFISMVIPLAVFFAFQRQFVSGVMAGAVK; encoded by the coding sequence ATGAGCACGCACACTCGGGCCGCCGCGGAGACGGGCGTGGTGAAGGCCCGGCAGTCGCTGGGCGGGCGGATCGCGGGGCTGCTCGGCGGCACCGCGGTCCGGGTCTTCCTGATCCTCGTCGGCCTGTTCTGGCTGGTGCCCACGCTCGGCCTGCTGCTCGGCTCGCTGCGCACCAAGGAGGACATGAGCGCGACCGGCTGGTGGAAGGTCTTCGGGGCGCCGTCGCAGCTGACGTTCGAGAACTACTCCAGCCTCCTGAAGGACGAGACGATCACCGACTCGATCCTGACGAGCGTGTCCATCACCGTCCCGGCGACGCTGCTGGTCGTGGTGCTCGGCTCGCTCGCCGGGTACGCGTTCGCGTGGATGGAGTTCCCGGGCCGCGACTGGTGGTTCCTCGGGGTGGTGGGGCTGCTCGTGGTGCCGGTGCAGGTGGCGCTCGTCCCGGTCTCCGACCTCTTCGGCAAGATCGGGATCTTCGAGACGACGACGGGCGTGGTGCTCTTCCACACGGCCTTCGGGCTGCCGTTCGCGATCTTCCTGCTGCGGAACTTCTTCGCGGAGATCCCCCGCGAACTCCTGGAGGCCGCGCGCCTGGACGGCGCCGGTGAGCTGCGGCTCTTCATCCGTGTGGTGATGCCCCTCGGCGCGCCGGCGATCGCCTCGCTGGGCATCTTCCAGTTCCTGTGGGTGTGGAACGACATGCTGATCGCGCTGATCTTCGCGGACGCGGGCAGCCCGCCGATCACCGTGGCGCTCCAGCAGCAGGTGCGGTTCTTCGGGGACAACGTGCAGATCCTCGCGCCCGGCGCGTTCATCTCGATGGTGATCCCGCTGGCGGTGTTCTTCGCGTTCCAGCGGCAGTTCGTGTCCGGCGTGATGGCGGGCGCCGTCAAGTGA
- a CDS encoding sugar ABC transporter permease — MTGTRRTVAALFLLPALVLLGALVLYPIGFSVLRSFFDKSGDFAGVDNYETMFEDSGIRTAVKNTAIWVVFAPAVATALGLIFAVLTERVRWGTAFKIVIFMPMAISMLAAGIIFRLVYEANPDRGVVNAVWVGVHDTFVESSHFPSGHLAARSPMKEAGGGAFVTRAPVRAGHPVALPLTGVPPDKMPDDAASAKRAEADPGKVTGTAWQDFTRGKGRGEVNAPDAVELGYPGIRIEAVKDGEVVASTTAADDGTFALPKEADGALLRYPASNFREPYDGVNWLGPSLITPAVIGSYVWMWAGFAMVLIAAGLASVPRELLEAARVDGANEWQVFRRVTVPLLAPVLAVVLVTLMINVMKIFDLVFVIPPGSSKDEANVLAVQLYNSAFGDQNDGVASAIAVLLFVLVIPVMWFNLRRLRREAKR, encoded by the coding sequence GTGACCGGGACCCGCAGGACGGTGGCGGCCCTGTTCCTGCTGCCCGCCCTGGTCCTGCTCGGCGCGCTCGTGCTGTATCCGATCGGGTTCTCGGTCCTGCGCAGCTTCTTCGACAAGAGCGGTGACTTCGCGGGCGTCGACAACTACGAGACGATGTTCGAGGACTCCGGGATCCGTACCGCCGTCAAGAACACGGCGATCTGGGTGGTGTTCGCGCCCGCGGTGGCGACCGCGCTCGGCCTGATCTTCGCCGTCCTCACCGAACGGGTGCGCTGGGGCACGGCGTTCAAGATCGTGATCTTTATGCCGATGGCGATCTCGATGCTGGCGGCGGGGATCATCTTCCGGCTCGTGTACGAGGCGAACCCCGACCGCGGGGTGGTCAACGCCGTGTGGGTGGGCGTGCACGACACGTTCGTGGAGTCCTCGCACTTCCCGAGCGGGCACCTGGCCGCGCGGTCCCCGATGAAGGAGGCGGGCGGCGGCGCCTTCGTGACCCGCGCACCCGTGCGCGCCGGGCACCCGGTGGCCCTGCCGCTGACCGGCGTACCGCCCGACAAGATGCCCGACGACGCCGCGTCGGCGAAGCGCGCCGAGGCCGACCCCGGCAAGGTCACCGGCACGGCCTGGCAGGACTTCACCCGCGGCAAGGGCCGCGGCGAGGTCAACGCCCCGGACGCCGTCGAGCTCGGCTACCCGGGCATCAGGATCGAGGCGGTCAAGGACGGCGAGGTGGTGGCCTCGACGACGGCGGCGGACGACGGCACCTTCGCCCTGCCGAAGGAGGCCGACGGGGCGCTCCTGCGCTACCCCGCGTCGAACTTCCGCGAGCCGTACGACGGGGTGAACTGGCTCGGCCCCTCGCTCATCACCCCTGCCGTCATCGGCAGTTACGTGTGGATGTGGGCCGGGTTCGCGATGGTCCTCATCGCGGCGGGCCTCGCGAGCGTGCCGCGCGAGCTCCTGGAGGCCGCGCGCGTGGACGGCGCCAACGAGTGGCAGGTGTTCCGCCGGGTCACGGTGCCGCTGCTCGCTCCCGTCCTCGCGGTCGTCCTGGTCACACTGATGATCAACGTGATGAAGATCTTCGACCTGGTCTTCGTGATCCCGCCGGGCTCCTCCAAGGACGAGGCGAACGTCCTCGCCGTCCAGCTCTACAACTCGGCCTTCGGGGACCAGAACGACGGCGTGGCGAGCGCGATCGCGGTGCTGCTCTTCGTCCTCGTGATCCCGGTGATGTGGTTCAACTTGCGGCGGCTGCGGCGGGAGGCGAAGCGATGA